A section of the Solitalea canadensis DSM 3403 genome encodes:
- a CDS encoding serine hydrolase domain-containing protein, whose protein sequence is MKFIVYTTVALISLGGFSACNSKKAKVKSVEDTRSCIDKMSPKTEDIANIKKVIHADQKAWQLDTIFEKKVKKEGFNGNVLVAQKGVVIYEKSFGFASFGGKTKDSLKSDSKFQLASMSKTFTAVAVLKLIEGGKLKLDDSVQKFIPDFPYHGIDIKMLLSHRSGLPYYAYAFDDSVRRVKTPPDNNQILKWFAQSRPKPYNVPGRSFAYNNSNYMVLASIVERVTGMPFDQYLKMAIFDPLGMKNTFLFTTKNDSINVNRTFGYEGRRKVSVDYYDSVIGDKGIYSTVEDLFRWYKGLNSDCLISKKTIKEAWEPRSFERKGIKNYGYGFRMILRDVDSKHPKYVYHNGWWKGYSTLFWFNPKEDYVVIILGNRKNGTVYRVKSILQVMEEDSNVSDLDDELAD, encoded by the coding sequence ATGAAGTTTATTGTTTATACTACTGTTGCACTTATTTCTTTAGGCGGTTTTTCCGCATGTAATTCCAAAAAAGCAAAAGTTAAAAGCGTTGAAGACACGCGTTCCTGCATAGATAAAATGAGTCCTAAAACAGAGGATATTGCCAATATTAAAAAGGTCATACATGCAGATCAAAAAGCCTGGCAGTTGGATACCATTTTTGAGAAAAAAGTAAAAAAAGAGGGCTTCAATGGAAATGTGCTGGTGGCCCAAAAAGGTGTAGTTATCTACGAGAAATCTTTCGGATTTGCTTCCTTCGGTGGGAAAACAAAAGATAGTCTGAAATCCGATTCTAAGTTTCAGTTGGCTTCCATGTCAAAAACATTTACGGCTGTTGCCGTTTTAAAGTTGATAGAAGGAGGGAAGTTAAAATTGGATGATAGTGTTCAAAAGTTTATTCCGGATTTTCCTTATCATGGCATTGATATTAAAATGTTATTGTCGCATCGCAGTGGCTTGCCTTATTATGCTTATGCGTTTGATGATAGTGTAAGAAGAGTAAAAACTCCTCCTGATAATAACCAGATATTAAAGTGGTTCGCTCAATCAAGGCCAAAACCTTATAATGTACCGGGGCGCTCATTTGCGTATAACAATAGCAATTATATGGTGTTAGCTTCAATTGTTGAAAGAGTTACCGGAATGCCTTTCGATCAATACCTGAAAATGGCCATTTTTGATCCGCTTGGAATGAAAAATACATTTTTATTTACCACAAAAAATGATTCCATCAACGTAAACAGAACGTTTGGATACGAAGGTCGCAGAAAGGTTAGTGTTGATTATTACGATAGTGTAATAGGTGATAAAGGGATTTATTCAACGGTTGAAGATCTGTTCAGATGGTATAAAGGACTTAATTCTGACTGTTTGATTTCTAAAAAGACAATAAAGGAAGCTTGGGAACCTCGTAGTTTTGAACGTAAAGGCATTAAAAACTATGGTTATGGTTTTAGAATGATCTTAAGAGATGTAGATAGCAAACACCCTAAATATGTATATCATAATGGCTGGTGGAAAGGTTACAGTACACTTTTCTGGTTTAACCCTAAAGAAGATTATGTTGTTATTATTTTAGGGAACCGAAAGAACGGAACAGTTTACAGAGTAAAAAGCATTTTGCAGGTAATGGAAGAAGACTCCAATGTGAGTGACTTGGACGATGAATTAGCAGATTAG